DNA from Salinispora arenicola:
TCCCCGACCATCCTGCCGAAAAGGCTGCGTAACGTCTCTTCTGTCGTCTGCATGATCCCACCCTGGGAGATATGGATACCGGAGAAGGCGTCGTACATTCGCACTGCCTGGACAGTGCGGTGTTCGCCTAGTGGGGGTCAACTTCGCCACCGACCGACCCGTGACATCGTCACGCGCCACCGCCAGCGGGTCGTGGTTGATCAGGCAGGCTTGTGGGCGGTCAGGAGGGCGTACCCCAACGCCGGCTCCTGGCTGAATGCGCGGAATCTGGCGAGCGTGAGATCGAACTGCTCTTTTCCGATGTGCGGTACGGCCTGCTCCCGGAGGGCGGCGAACCGCTCTTCGGCCTTGGCCCAGGATGGCCGGGTGTGCTTGCTGACGTCTTCGGTCGCCACCGGAACGAGCCCGGCCGCACGGATCATGGCCAGGTAGGCGTCAAGGCCGATGACCGACAGGACACCCTTGCTCGCCTCGTTGACCCGGGCGGCTCCTGCCTCGTAGCCGCCGGCACTCGGCAGGAGCATGAAGTCACCGATCGCCACCCGGCCGCCGGGCCGCAGCACCCGGGTCACTTGTCGGAGCACATGGGCCCGATCGGGCATGTGATGCAGGGACTCCAGCGCCCATACGATATCGAAGGATTCCTCCGGATACGGCAGGTCCATCGCATCGGCCAGCTCGAAGGACAACCGGTCGGCCAGACCGGCGGACACCGCCCTCTCCTGTGCCCGCTCCACCTGGCGACCACTGATCG
Protein-coding regions in this window:
- a CDS encoding SAM-dependent methyltransferase, whose translation is MKKPTPNEIGQGYDAFADLLDQLWGVNLHHGYWEDASENVSVTGAANRLTDKLADLLTIEAGDRVLDLGCGIGEPAIRLATAHTIEVVGISISGRQVERAQERAVSAGLADRLSFELADAMDLPYPEESFDIVWALESLHHMPDRAHVLRQVTRVLRPGGRVAIGDFMLLPSAGGYEAGAARVNEASKGVLSVIGLDAYLAMIRAAGLVPVATEDVSKHTRPSWAKAEERFAALREQAVPHIGKEQFDLTLARFRAFSQEPALGYALLTAHKPA